One candidate division Zixibacteria bacterium HGW-Zixibacteria-1 DNA segment encodes these proteins:
- a CDS encoding motility protein A, which yields MDITTIGGLILGVGAILVSFIMEGGHLSAIVQPPAMLIVIGGTLGASVVTTSLKTLTSVPTYLRLAFTGQSPNPLLTIDTIVRLSEKARKEGILGLENDMHRIRDPFFKKAVQLLIDGTEGSVLKGILETEIAYIEDRHKKGILFFQKMGGFSPTLGIIGTVLGLIHTLGSTSDAERMATAIAGAFIATLWGVALANLCYLPLSDKLKLRHEEELANLDLITEGVISIQSGDNPRVVKTKLLSFISPHMRDFE from the coding sequence ATGGATATAACTACAATTGGCGGATTGATTCTGGGCGTCGGTGCGATCCTCGTTTCATTCATTATGGAAGGCGGGCATCTCAGCGCTATTGTCCAGCCGCCGGCAATGCTGATCGTTATCGGCGGTACTCTCGGCGCTTCGGTCGTAACTACCTCGCTGAAAACGCTGACCAGCGTCCCCACCTATCTTCGCCTGGCCTTTACCGGCCAGAGCCCTAACCCACTGCTGACGATTGACACCATCGTCAGGCTGTCGGAGAAGGCCCGTAAAGAGGGAATCCTTGGGCTCGAAAATGATATGCATAGAATCCGTGATCCCTTTTTCAAAAAAGCGGTTCAGCTCCTGATAGACGGTACCGAGGGTTCCGTTTTGAAGGGCATATTGGAAACTGAAATCGCCTATATCGAGGACCGCCACAAAAAGGGAATACTCTTTTTTCAAAAAATGGGTGGTTTCTCGCCGACGCTGGGTATTATCGGTACGGTGCTCGGCCTTATTCATACACTGGGCAGCACCAGCGATGCCGAACGAATGGCCACCGCCATTGCCGGAGCCTTTATTGCCACTCTATGGGGAGTCGCCCTGGCCAATCTTTGTTATCTTCCGCTCAGCGACAAACTAAAGCTGCGGCACGAGGAGGAACTGGCCAATCTCGATCTAATCACCGAGGGAGTCATATCCATTCAGTCGGGTGATAATCCCCGGGTTGTTAAGACAAAATTACTTTCGTTCATATCTCCACACATGCGTGATTTCGAGTAA
- the flgB gene encoding flagellar basal body rod protein FlgB — MSNIIQKAVIDKSGIPLYKQFLNLSSLRQKLIAGNLSNVSTPKYQSKDIDFHAELKKAIGGDNHIQAKLTHPAHIPVGRTRDSEPEIIVDKSAESNGVNNVDVDKEVANLAMNQITFTVGAKLMAKKFAGLSNAIKSK, encoded by the coding sequence ATGTCGAATATTATACAAAAAGCGGTGATTGACAAAAGCGGGATTCCGCTGTATAAGCAGTTTCTTAATCTATCCTCTTTAAGACAAAAACTTATCGCCGGAAATCTTTCCAATGTCTCGACACCCAAATACCAGAGCAAGGATATTGATTTTCACGCCGAATTAAAAAAGGCCATCGGTGGTGATAATCATATCCAGGCCAAATTAACCCATCCGGCCCATATACCGGTCGGAAGAACCCGCGATTCCGAGCCTGAAATAATCGTCGACAAAAGCGCCGAATCCAATGGCGTCAATAACGTTGATGTCGATAAGGAAGTGGCCAATCTGGCCATGAACCAGATCACTTTCACGGTCGGAGCCAAACTTATGGCCAAGAAATTTGCGGGATTGAGTAACGCCATAAAAAGCAAATAG
- a CDS encoding flagellar hook-basal body complex protein FliE — protein MSANVGQINRVVPGLANQLQKSQQLDGADKANFTDLFNNFLNSVNDLQFDSAKAQELLASGDAADLHQVMIAAEEAGIAMDLLLEIRNKLVDAYKTIMQMPM, from the coding sequence ATGAGCGCCAACGTTGGACAGATCAATCGGGTCGTTCCCGGTCTCGCCAATCAACTGCAGAAAAGCCAGCAGCTTGACGGGGCCGATAAGGCCAATTTTACCGACCTGTTCAATAATTTTCTGAACTCGGTCAATGATCTGCAATTCGACTCCGCCAAGGCCCAGGAGCTACTGGCCAGCGGCGATGCCGCCGACTTGCATCAGGTGATGATTGCGGCCGAAGAAGCCGGAATTGCCATGGATCTGCTGCTCGAGATTCGCAATAAACTGGTTGATGCATATAAAACGATAATGCAAATGCCGATGTAG
- the flgC gene encoding flagellar basal body rod protein FlgC yields the protein MSGIFTAIETSATGLTLQRRKMDVVAKNIANAETTETKSGGPYRRQRVVVSENPENVPFKTHMVHAGAKLARTHANHIGGRLKPSIKETEVSRVDGEVIQDPASDYRLIYDPSHPDANEEGFVRMPDIEIVNEMVDMMAATRAYEANTMAISAAKEMAKNALDI from the coding sequence ATGTCCGGAATCTTTACAGCCATCGAAACCTCGGCCACCGGCCTGACTCTTCAGCGCCGGAAGATGGATGTGGTCGCGAAAAACATCGCCAATGCCGAAACGACCGAAACTAAAAGTGGCGGCCCCTACCGCCGTCAGAGAGTGGTCGTATCGGAAAATCCGGAAAATGTCCCGTTTAAGACTCATATGGTTCATGCCGGGGCCAAACTGGCCCGGACCCATGCCAATCATATCGGCGGAAGATTGAAACCATCGATAAAGGAGACCGAAGTCTCCCGGGTTGACGGCGAAGTGATCCAGGATCCGGCTTCAGATTATCGCCTCATATATGATCCCAGCCATCCCGACGCCAACGAGGAAGGTTTCGTCCGGATGCCGGACATCGAAATAGTCAATGAAATGGTCGATATGATGGCCGCCACGCGGGCCTATGAGGCCAACACGATGGCCATCTCGGCCGCCAAGGAAATGGCTAAAAACGCTCTTGATATATAG